From Methanospirillum lacunae, a single genomic window includes:
- a CDS encoding type II secretion system F family protein gives MRTDLIVRRWIARNPDSFIPVRKDLNSIRAGVTVEQYIRQALFIGLMTGLIAGLIGFFLSSFLFISNFGLKPELYNVLNLDINTSNPNVTIILAVQLIIAVAVFFIGGVIGYKAVLAYPSLEKMTRTTKINIGLHNAVAYMYAMRRGGAELLEILKSLSEMSAVYGEVSYEFRQVVRDADFFGYDVVSALRHLSETTPSQKMRDFLQDMLSTVESGGDLSQFLQDRVHILQEEAKFEQKEFLQFLGLVGEIYVTVFIAGPLFLITIMVVMGMMGSSAVFELSLIGYIVLPIGSLIFILMIDTISIKDENAIKYVKAKWLNQYTDVRVRQMTGEERLFATIARFDQFRYIKKWLAHPLNGFIEKPEYSFIFTIPLALLFLIWVFLHVPAGTLDDMIMAVDDMCMIALLIILIPYAVFYTIWNNKIRGIESLIPDFLDRMAGINEVGLTLTQSITIMARANLGILAYEIQHIQRDILWGANFSDALIRFELRVRTALIARTVTLITKASTMSSSIADLLRIAASDARMSEILKRDRLSEMFIYTAIVYLSFFVFIFVIGVITTQFLTVLANQSTEGLSMAGPLANVGTLSLTTIDRLLYHTCLVQGFFSGLIAGMMGESSIKAGVKHSCILIIAALLAFNFAF, from the coding sequence ATGAGAACAGATCTTATAGTCAGACGATGGATCGCACGAAATCCTGATAGCTTCATTCCTGTCAGAAAGGATCTGAATTCTATAAGAGCCGGAGTCACTGTTGAACAATATATACGTCAGGCCCTGTTTATTGGGCTGATGACAGGTCTCATTGCAGGCCTTATAGGTTTTTTCCTGTCATCATTTCTTTTTATCTCTAATTTCGGGCTGAAACCAGAATTATACAATGTTCTGAATCTGGACATTAATACTAGTAATCCTAACGTTACAATCATACTGGCTGTCCAGCTCATTATTGCAGTGGCAGTCTTTTTTATTGGTGGCGTGATCGGGTACAAAGCCGTTCTTGCTTATCCATCACTTGAGAAGATGACAAGGACGACCAAGATCAATATCGGCCTTCATAATGCTGTTGCTTATATGTATGCAATGCGTCGAGGAGGGGCCGAACTTCTTGAAATCCTTAAATCACTATCAGAAATGTCTGCAGTTTACGGAGAGGTGTCATACGAGTTCAGGCAGGTTGTTCGTGATGCAGATTTCTTCGGATATGATGTCGTAAGTGCATTACGACATTTAAGTGAGACAACACCATCCCAAAAGATGCGTGATTTCCTTCAGGATATGCTTTCGACAGTGGAGAGTGGGGGTGATCTCTCTCAGTTTCTTCAGGACCGGGTTCACATACTTCAGGAGGAAGCCAAATTTGAGCAAAAAGAGTTCCTTCAATTCCTGGGCCTGGTTGGAGAGATATATGTTACCGTGTTTATTGCAGGTCCACTCTTTCTCATAACGATAATGGTCGTGATGGGTATGATGGGCTCTTCAGCTGTCTTTGAACTCTCACTAATTGGTTATATCGTTCTTCCGATAGGATCTCTGATCTTTATCCTGATGATTGATACAATCTCGATCAAGGATGAAAATGCCATTAAATATGTCAAGGCAAAATGGCTGAACCAGTATACTGACGTGAGGGTCAGACAGATGACAGGCGAAGAGCGACTCTTTGCGACAATCGCCAGGTTTGACCAGTTTAGATACATCAAAAAATGGCTTGCTCATCCTCTTAATGGATTTATTGAAAAACCTGAGTATTCATTTATTTTTACTATCCCATTGGCACTATTATTCCTGATATGGGTATTCTTACACGTTCCGGCCGGGACACTTGATGATATGATCATGGCTGTGGATGATATGTGCATGATAGCCCTGCTTATTATATTGATTCCGTATGCAGTCTTCTATACTATATGGAATAATAAAATCCGGGGAATAGAGTCACTTATCCCAGATTTTCTCGACAGGATGGCTGGAATCAATGAAGTGGGTCTTACCCTTACCCAGTCAATCACCATCATGGCCAGGGCAAATCTGGGAATCCTTGCATATGAGATTCAGCATATCCAGCGTGATATACTCTGGGGAGCAAACTTCAGTGATGCATTAATTAGGTTTGAACTCAGGGTGAGAACAGCACTCATTGCAAGGACTGTCACGCTTATCACTAAAGCATCTACGATGAGTAGTTCTATCGCTGACCTGCTCAGGATTGCTGCCTCTGATGCACGGATGAGCGAGATCTTAAAGCGTGATCGGCTATCTGAGATGTTTATCTATACCGCTATTGTATACCTCTCATTTTTCGTTTTTATTTTTGTGATTGGAGTCATCACCACCCAATTTCTAACAGTTTTAGCAAATCAGAGTACAGAAGGGCTTTCAATGGCAGGACCACTGGCCAATGTAGGAACCCTCTCACTTACTACTATTGACAGGCTTTTGTATCACACATGTCTGGTGCAGGGATTTTTTTCAGGTCTTATTGCAGGAATGATGGGAGAATCATCGATCAAGGCAGGAGTTAAGCACAGTTGTATTCTGATAATAGCGGCACTTCTCGCATTCAACTTTGCCTTTTAA